The proteins below come from a single Halomonas binhaiensis genomic window:
- a CDS encoding ABC transporter ATP-binding protein, which produces MTVSPPSHSRLRGEHLSAGYESRRVLDGVDLAIPEGKLTVLLGPNGSGKSTLLKTLARTLKPSAGRVLLDGEDIHRSSTREVAQRLGILPQGPSAPEGLTVRQLVTMGRFPHQRLWRQNRSEDERAVEEAMAFTHVTEFAERSIDALSGGQRQRCWIAMVLAQDTDLILLDEPTTFLDLKVQVDLLELLTRLAHERGRTLLLVLHDLNLAAAYADELVMMRDGRILECGSPEDVFTSDNLKKVFELDASVIRDPHSGSLVCVPCLQHRQPQVEPATEASG; this is translated from the coding sequence ATGACCGTGTCACCGCCTTCTCACTCTCGCCTGCGAGGTGAACACCTGAGCGCCGGCTATGAATCCCGGCGAGTCCTGGATGGTGTCGACCTGGCGATTCCGGAAGGCAAGCTCACAGTGCTGCTTGGCCCCAACGGCAGTGGCAAATCAACCCTGCTCAAGACCCTGGCGCGGACACTCAAGCCCAGTGCTGGCCGGGTATTGCTCGATGGCGAAGACATTCATCGCAGCAGCACAAGAGAGGTGGCCCAGCGTCTGGGCATCCTGCCGCAAGGCCCCTCCGCTCCCGAAGGCCTGACAGTACGTCAATTGGTGACCATGGGACGCTTTCCCCATCAGCGCCTGTGGCGTCAGAATCGCAGCGAGGATGAGCGAGCCGTCGAGGAAGCCATGGCCTTTACCCATGTCACGGAATTCGCCGAGCGTAGTATCGATGCGCTATCAGGAGGGCAGCGTCAGCGCTGCTGGATCGCCATGGTGCTGGCCCAGGATACCGACCTGATTCTGCTGGACGAGCCGACGACCTTTCTCGACCTGAAGGTTCAGGTGGACCTGCTGGAACTACTGACCCGTCTGGCTCACGAACGTGGTCGCACCCTGCTGCTGGTGCTGCACGATCTCAACCTGGCGGCAGCCTATGCCGATGAACTGGTGATGATGCGTGACGGACGTATCCTCGAATGTGGCTCGCCAGAGGACGTCTTCACTTCAGACAACCTGAAGAAGGTGTTCGAGCTCGATGCCAGCGTCATCCGCGACCCGCACAGCGGCAGCCTGGTATGTGTTCCCTGCCTGCAGCACCGCCAGCCCCAGGTCGAACCCGCCACCGAGGCATCGGGATAA
- a CDS encoding TonB-dependent receptor: MKNSKNCHALLPLVSAIGLVASTSAFAAEGDNTGGQKANNADSDVVVVTASRTGATKEDSPQTVRIISKEEINQQLQITTDSSQILSNLLPSYSPSRQKMSGSGETLRGRTPLVMIDGIPQSNPLRPTGREMHTIDYSMVDHIEVIQGANATNGVGATGGTINIITKRPEPGSFNQHAEVQLTTPTSQLKNETNSYKTNYGFSGNSGNWDYLFSATYEDQGMFLDGDDDYVGVDNTQGDLMDSRAYDIFGKLAYWIDDNQRVQLSVNRYEIEGNNDYVSVTGDRENGVPTTSERGTPEGAAPYNEVWTTGLTYDNYDLAGWEMNFLAFYQDYESLFGATNSGSFQDPSIAPDGTLYDQTNATTSKYGTKLSLTRGDLWDDRLKVTAGFDTLVDETEQYLYQTNRTYVPQSDYTDLSPFLQFELKPIDSLTLSAGVRYEYAKIEVDDYQTVAGRGGVDVEGGSPSFDETLYNFGAVWSPIDNWSLFANYSEGFSIPDVGRALRSISEPGQSVDDFKNLQPIVTDNIETGVRYQGDRLGAELSYYESSSDFGGRVDRENDAFVLRREENEIKGVEASVDYRFNDAHKTRLAYSHMEGRYDSNDNGTLDAKLNGLNVAPDRLIASWSANWTPKISSFVQANYAFDKSFDEEEREFDGYLLVDAAMGYKLPVGQVNVGVSNLFDKEYITYYSQSALVDDERYFAGRGRTVTVGYSVDF; this comes from the coding sequence ATGAAAAATTCAAAGAACTGCCATGCGCTGCTGCCGCTTGTGTCGGCAATCGGGCTAGTGGCCTCTACTTCTGCCTTCGCTGCAGAAGGCGACAATACTGGCGGACAGAAGGCCAATAATGCCGATTCTGACGTCGTCGTCGTGACGGCTTCGCGCACGGGAGCAACGAAAGAAGACTCCCCGCAGACTGTCCGCATCATCAGCAAGGAAGAGATCAATCAGCAGCTCCAGATCACGACGGATTCCTCCCAGATCCTGAGTAATCTGCTGCCTTCCTACTCTCCCAGTCGTCAGAAGATGTCTGGCAGCGGTGAGACGCTGCGCGGACGTACTCCGCTGGTGATGATCGATGGCATTCCGCAGTCCAACCCGCTGCGTCCCACCGGGCGGGAAATGCATACCATCGACTATTCCATGGTTGACCATATCGAGGTCATCCAGGGGGCCAACGCGACCAATGGAGTGGGCGCGACCGGCGGTACCATCAATATCATCACCAAGCGTCCTGAGCCGGGTTCCTTCAACCAGCATGCTGAAGTCCAACTGACCACGCCGACCAGTCAGCTGAAGAACGAGACCAACAGCTACAAGACCAACTATGGTTTCAGCGGCAACAGTGGCAACTGGGACTATCTGTTCTCCGCCACCTATGAAGACCAGGGCATGTTCCTGGATGGCGATGATGACTATGTCGGGGTCGACAATACCCAGGGCGACCTGATGGATTCCCGGGCCTACGATATCTTCGGCAAGCTGGCCTACTGGATCGATGACAACCAGCGCGTGCAGTTGAGCGTCAATCGCTACGAGATCGAGGGCAACAACGATTACGTCAGTGTCACCGGTGATCGTGAGAATGGTGTTCCGACCACTTCCGAACGTGGTACGCCGGAAGGCGCGGCACCGTACAACGAGGTGTGGACCACTGGCCTGACCTACGATAACTACGACCTGGCGGGTTGGGAGATGAATTTCCTGGCCTTCTATCAGGACTATGAGTCGCTGTTTGGTGCTACCAACTCTGGCTCCTTCCAGGACCCGTCAATCGCCCCGGATGGCACCCTGTACGACCAGACCAATGCCACCACGAGCAAGTACGGCACCAAGCTGTCCTTGACCAGGGGCGACCTGTGGGACGATCGCCTGAAAGTCACTGCTGGCTTCGACACCCTGGTCGACGAGACTGAGCAGTACCTGTATCAGACGAACCGTACCTATGTACCTCAGTCCGATTACACCGACCTGTCGCCATTCCTCCAGTTCGAACTCAAGCCCATCGACTCCCTGACCCTGTCGGCAGGCGTGCGTTATGAGTACGCCAAGATTGAAGTCGATGACTATCAGACCGTCGCTGGTCGTGGTGGTGTCGATGTGGAAGGCGGATCACCAAGCTTCGATGAAACGCTCTACAACTTCGGTGCGGTGTGGTCACCGATCGACAACTGGAGCCTGTTTGCCAACTATTCCGAAGGCTTCTCGATCCCGGATGTGGGCCGTGCCCTGCGCAGCATCAGCGAGCCGGGTCAATCCGTGGATGACTTCAAGAATCTGCAACCGATCGTCACGGACAACATCGAGACCGGTGTGCGCTACCAGGGTGACAGGCTGGGTGCCGAGCTGAGCTACTACGAGTCGTCCTCTGACTTCGGTGGCCGAGTGGACCGCGAGAATGATGCCTTCGTTCTGCGTCGCGAGGAAAACGAGATCAAGGGCGTTGAAGCCTCTGTGGATTACCGTTTCAACGATGCGCACAAGACTCGCCTCGCCTATTCGCACATGGAAGGGCGTTACGACTCCAACGACAACGGCACTCTGGATGCCAAGTTGAATGGTCTCAACGTCGCTCCGGATCGCCTGATCGCCAGCTGGTCGGCCAACTGGACGCCGAAGATCAGCTCCTTCGTCCAGGCCAACTATGCCTTCGACAAGAGCTTCGATGAAGAAGAACGCGAGTTCGATGGCTACCTGCTGGTCGATGCTGCCATGGGCTACAAGCTGCCTGTCGGTCAGGTCAATGTTGGCGTCTCCAACCTGTTCGACAAAGAGTACATCACCTACTACTCGCAGAGTGCACTGGTCGATGACGAACGCTACTTCGCGGGTCGTGGGCGTACCGTAACTGTGGGTTATAGCGTGGATTTCTGA
- a CDS encoding sucrase ferredoxin, producing the protein MSHTFCTELSLDQDDPLAGSAAHVEHNLLISWPRAKWARSLRIAGDMPEALSQRLDAIAGNGRRINLIHRRGMPSHLHRIFLMPERQAFDVPRESLEAFLDAWQAGKPLDSWYHGPVDQDLMLCCTHGKKDKCCAKYGYSAYRALHQAAQEGELPFDVWECTHLGGCRLAASCILLSPVRKYGRITPEQARPLLEHEAQGQRYLPCYRGDSRLNPVQQCAHLAALEYLSRHVTNDVQPHLSIHDDQGDEEQRQVTLHWHIPSSQGPAAQGKIRITCQALTIMRVDTCADLDEGPTPSLVWRAGQMEVVVEDLVE; encoded by the coding sequence ATGAGTCATACCTTCTGCACTGAACTCAGCCTTGATCAGGACGACCCACTGGCAGGCAGTGCTGCCCATGTCGAGCACAATCTGCTGATCAGTTGGCCGCGAGCCAAGTGGGCACGTAGCCTGCGCATCGCCGGCGATATGCCGGAAGCACTGAGCCAGCGCCTGGATGCCATTGCTGGCAATGGTCGTCGCATCAATCTGATTCACCGCCGCGGCATGCCAAGCCACCTGCACCGCATCTTCTTGATGCCTGAACGCCAGGCTTTTGATGTGCCCCGGGAGTCCCTGGAAGCCTTTCTCGATGCCTGGCAGGCGGGAAAACCTCTCGATAGCTGGTATCACGGCCCGGTGGACCAGGACCTGATGCTGTGCTGTACCCACGGCAAGAAGGACAAGTGCTGCGCCAAGTACGGCTACTCGGCCTACCGTGCATTGCACCAGGCGGCTCAGGAAGGCGAGCTACCTTTCGATGTCTGGGAATGTACTCATCTCGGCGGCTGCCGCCTGGCCGCCAGCTGTATCCTTCTGTCGCCGGTGCGCAAGTATGGACGCATCACTCCCGAGCAGGCTCGTCCGCTGCTCGAACATGAAGCCCAGGGGCAACGCTACCTGCCCTGCTATCGCGGCGATTCCCGGCTCAACCCGGTACAGCAATGCGCCCACCTCGCCGCTCTCGAGTACCTGTCCCGGCATGTGACGAATGATGTTCAACCTCACTTGAGCATCCACGATGACCAAGGGGATGAAGAACAACGCCAGGTGACACTGCACTGGCACATTCCTTCCAGCCAGGGACCAGCCGCCCAGGGAAAGATACGCATCACCTGCCAGGCCCTGACGATCATGCGCGTCGATACCTGCGCAGACCTGGACGAAGGCCCGACACCCAGCCTGGTATGGCGGGCTGGGCAAATGGAAGTCGTGGTTGAAGATCTGGTTGAGTGA
- a CDS encoding TonB-dependent siderophore receptor, with amino-acid sequence MPEQRLPFPLKPALVKLSPALLAASVATACSSVAMAQTVSSDSEELSTVTVVGDAATKTKTPFNETPQATSVVSAEDIEQRGAETVQRALDYTPGAFTNQIGSSNRYDYIVLRGFSDGSVGNTFLDGLKVMGDTSAYSSLSIDPYFLESIEVVKGPASVLYGRASPGGVVALSRKRPTFDDSGEIQLGFGNNAQREAAFDVNGTLDEEKRVAWRVTGKGRAADTQFDHVEEEGYFIAPQLAWDITDATTLNLYAYLSREPEGAYHAGLPYEGTVKSHAGRHIDNTFFEGEDDYDNFERNQVLLGYELEHRFSDGLTARQNLRYLEADVELDQVYASGWANDTELYRGYSGADESLKAWTVDNQLEANFATGELQHRVLAGLDYQYRDNDVSWSYGTFPTIDAYNPSYGAGPVGDLVVYEEGHHKLEQTGVYLQDQLQWDRWHLAIGGRYDWVSIDNNNRIADTTSSLDDTQFSGRVGLLYAFDNGVSPFANYTTSFSPTSQADANGDLLDPMEGAQMEAGVKYQPTGTQDQYSLALFHITQENVATKQPDELYFHAVGEIESQGVELEAQTQLTDSFRLHAGYAFTDATYSKSDNPSEEGNEIIASPRHIASLWGYYEAQDGPLAGLNTGLGVRYHADIQADRANTEKVPDYTLVDATLGYDFSHVGLKGVSARLNVNNLLDKDYVASCYDLNYCYFGAERSVEATVSYQW; translated from the coding sequence ATGCCCGAACAACGACTGCCTTTCCCGCTCAAACCTGCGCTCGTAAAACTCAGCCCCGCATTGCTGGCCGCCAGTGTTGCCACGGCCTGCTCCTCGGTAGCCATGGCCCAAACGGTCTCCAGCGACAGCGAAGAGCTGTCCACCGTGACCGTGGTCGGCGACGCGGCCACCAAGACTAAAACACCATTCAACGAGACGCCTCAAGCCACCTCGGTGGTCAGCGCCGAAGACATCGAGCAGCGTGGCGCGGAAACCGTGCAGCGCGCGCTGGACTATACACCGGGAGCCTTCACCAATCAGATCGGTTCATCCAATCGCTACGACTACATCGTATTGCGGGGCTTCTCCGACGGTAGTGTTGGCAACACTTTCCTTGATGGCTTGAAGGTCATGGGTGATACCTCGGCCTACAGTTCACTAAGTATCGACCCGTACTTCCTAGAGTCCATTGAAGTGGTCAAGGGGCCTGCATCAGTCCTCTATGGCCGTGCTTCCCCAGGCGGTGTGGTAGCGCTATCGCGCAAGCGCCCTACTTTCGACGACAGTGGCGAGATTCAACTGGGCTTCGGCAATAATGCTCAGCGTGAAGCGGCATTTGATGTCAATGGCACCCTTGACGAGGAAAAGCGTGTGGCCTGGCGTGTCACCGGTAAAGGGCGTGCTGCTGATACCCAGTTTGACCACGTTGAAGAAGAAGGGTATTTCATCGCGCCCCAGCTCGCCTGGGATATCACCGATGCCACCACGCTGAATCTCTACGCTTACCTCTCTCGAGAGCCTGAAGGCGCCTACCATGCAGGCCTGCCCTATGAAGGCACCGTCAAGTCTCATGCCGGCCGCCATATCGACAACACCTTCTTCGAAGGCGAGGATGACTATGACAACTTCGAGCGTAACCAGGTATTGCTGGGTTATGAGCTTGAACATCGCTTCAGTGATGGTCTGACCGCTCGCCAGAACCTGCGTTATCTTGAGGCTGATGTCGAGCTGGACCAGGTCTATGCGTCCGGTTGGGCGAACGATACCGAGCTGTACCGCGGATACTCCGGAGCCGATGAATCACTGAAAGCCTGGACAGTCGATAACCAGTTGGAAGCCAACTTTGCCACGGGAGAGCTTCAGCACCGTGTACTGGCAGGTCTCGACTATCAATATCGTGACAATGATGTCAGTTGGTCCTACGGCACCTTCCCGACCATCGATGCATACAACCCGTCCTATGGTGCAGGTCCTGTAGGTGATCTGGTGGTCTACGAGGAAGGCCACCACAAACTGGAACAGACTGGAGTCTACCTGCAGGACCAGCTGCAGTGGGACCGCTGGCACCTGGCCATCGGCGGACGCTATGACTGGGTCAGCATCGATAACAACAACCGTATTGCGGATACCACCAGCTCTCTGGACGATACTCAGTTCAGCGGACGAGTCGGCCTGCTGTATGCTTTCGACAATGGTGTTTCACCCTTTGCCAACTACACCACGTCGTTCTCTCCTACCAGCCAGGCAGACGCCAACGGCGATCTCCTCGATCCAATGGAAGGCGCTCAGATGGAGGCCGGTGTCAAATACCAGCCCACCGGCACTCAGGACCAGTACTCCCTTGCCCTGTTCCATATCACTCAGGAAAACGTCGCTACCAAGCAGCCTGATGAACTGTACTTCCATGCTGTGGGCGAAATCGAATCCCAGGGCGTGGAGCTTGAGGCCCAGACTCAGTTGACCGACAGCTTCCGCCTCCACGCAGGCTATGCATTCACCGACGCTACTTACTCCAAGAGCGACAACCCCAGCGAGGAAGGTAATGAGATCATTGCCTCTCCCAGGCATATTGCTTCGCTTTGGGGCTACTACGAGGCACAGGACGGCCCCCTGGCAGGGTTGAATACCGGACTTGGAGTGAGGTATCACGCGGATATCCAGGCCGATCGCGCCAATACCGAGAAAGTGCCGGACTACACCCTGGTAGACGCTACCCTGGGTTACGACTTCAGCCATGTCGGCCTCAAGGGCGTTTCTGCACGCCTCAACGTCAACAACCTGCTGGACAAAGACTACGTGGCATCCTGCTACGACCTGAACTACTGCTACTTCGGTGCCGAACGCTCCGTCGAAGCCACCGTCAGCTACCAGTGGTAA
- a CDS encoding AraC family transcriptional regulator has product MGLSKATFTVKDFVGFGQRHGIDYVFGDTDAEDLSILKGRVVEAQVRPGWQLTFSDVDVLHSYASSSTRTAPLFICVVLEGVIDVAIDQRQHRLSAGSALSARLAEQVALCVHQAAGQRLRTLNLSLDQSAIAALGDHPEVAALLHAERPDLHIWPLPGFLTPVLEQAVQLQSQPRSQPQSQPRSQLQSQPRPSAGQRQLMLEAICLQLLSHGLAFVPHQRDSSLSPTERKRLEDVRRHLHEDPAHAWSLEELATLASMSSSSLRTKFQRCFATSLFDYLRERRLLLAHELLSQGTSVQQAAFACGYGHTSNFSTAFRRRFGIPPSALAQRA; this is encoded by the coding sequence ATGGGGCTTTCGAAGGCAACCTTCACTGTCAAAGACTTTGTTGGCTTCGGCCAGCGTCATGGCATCGATTATGTGTTTGGTGATACCGACGCCGAAGACCTTTCCATCTTGAAAGGCCGAGTGGTCGAGGCACAGGTCCGGCCTGGCTGGCAACTGACCTTTTCCGATGTTGACGTCCTGCATTCCTATGCTTCCAGCTCGACCCGAACCGCACCGCTGTTCATCTGTGTCGTGCTGGAAGGCGTCATTGATGTGGCCATTGACCAGCGCCAACACCGCCTGAGCGCCGGAAGCGCACTTAGCGCCCGCCTGGCAGAACAGGTTGCCTTGTGCGTGCATCAGGCTGCCGGCCAGCGCCTGCGCACGCTCAATCTGTCACTCGATCAATCCGCCATTGCTGCTCTGGGTGACCATCCGGAGGTGGCGGCGTTACTGCATGCCGAGCGGCCCGATCTGCATATCTGGCCATTGCCTGGATTTCTGACCCCAGTGCTGGAGCAAGCTGTCCAGCTTCAGTCTCAACCCCGGTCTCAACCCCAGTCTCAGCCCCGGTCTCAGCTTCAGTCTCAACCCCGGCCTTCTGCCGGACAGCGCCAGTTGATGCTCGAGGCTATCTGCCTGCAATTGTTGTCCCATGGGCTCGCCTTCGTTCCCCACCAAAGGGACAGCAGCCTCTCTCCCACAGAACGCAAACGCCTGGAAGATGTTCGCCGTCATCTGCACGAGGATCCGGCACACGCCTGGAGCCTGGAGGAGCTGGCCACCCTGGCCTCGATGAGCTCCTCCAGCCTGCGCACCAAGTTCCAGCGCTGTTTCGCCACGTCGCTGTTCGATTACCTGCGCGAGCGTCGCCTGCTACTGGCTCATGAACTGCTGTCCCAGGGTACCAGTGTCCAGCAGGCTGCCTTTGCCTGCGGCTATGGCCACACCAGCAACTTCTCCACCGCTTTCCGCCGTCGCTTTGGCATCCCGCCCAGTGCCCTGGCCCAGCGCGCGTAG
- the fhuF gene encoding siderophore-iron reductase FhuF → MTTALSRLYCGPLEQLTPPIVGIPADALPAERLLDTHVLDELLERYSVHYQSSDIKAITSIWSKWHFSTLVVPYLAANLLLERDLPVELDDMAVLINDEGCTASVAIAHEGKPLDSLDAFQRFERLLQGHVSPLVETLSCISGAAPKVFWSNFGNYFEYFVANLAHHPMALPHVADEAKRLLDHRVYPDGRRNPMFMPVRYMEDASGEVQRTRRLCCLRYRIPEFGYCGNCPLDECGKAKAGKARSGKAGSGKAVAVSG, encoded by the coding sequence ATGACCACCGCGCTATCCCGCTTGTACTGCGGCCCGCTTGAGCAGTTGACGCCTCCCATCGTTGGCATCCCCGCCGATGCCTTGCCTGCTGAGCGTCTACTCGATACCCATGTGCTGGATGAGCTGCTTGAGCGCTACTCCGTGCACTATCAGAGCAGCGATATCAAGGCCATCACCTCGATCTGGTCGAAGTGGCATTTCTCTACTCTGGTAGTGCCCTACCTGGCCGCCAACCTGTTGCTGGAGCGCGATCTGCCCGTAGAACTCGACGACATGGCAGTGCTCATCAATGACGAAGGTTGCACCGCAAGCGTTGCCATCGCCCATGAAGGCAAGCCCCTGGACTCGCTGGATGCCTTCCAGCGCTTCGAGCGGCTGCTGCAAGGGCATGTATCACCACTGGTCGAGACGCTGTCCTGCATCAGTGGTGCAGCACCAAAGGTGTTCTGGAGCAACTTCGGCAACTATTTCGAATACTTTGTCGCCAACTTGGCCCACCACCCCATGGCTCTGCCCCATGTGGCGGACGAAGCCAAACGCCTGCTCGATCATCGGGTTTACCCGGATGGCCGCCGCAACCCGATGTTCATGCCGGTGCGTTATATGGAAGACGCCAGCGGCGAAGTCCAGCGTACCCGCCGACTCTGTTGCCTGCGCTATCGCATTCCGGAGTTTGGCTACTGCGGCAACTGCCCGTTGGATGAATGTGGCAAGGCCAAGGCGGGCAAGGCCCGATCTGGTAAGGCAGGGTCTGGCAAAGCCGTGGCAGTGAGTGGTTGA